In Saccharomonospora marina XMU15, one genomic interval encodes:
- a CDS encoding polysaccharide pyruvyl transferase family protein, with translation MKRRGAHRAMRVGVFGLLGTGNLGNDASFEAVLAFLRERYPNATVDCRCGGPAYVEQRYGVAASPLNAYGGEYRTASTAGAIVGKAVGKLVDAVRTARWVRRHDVVIVPGMGVLEATLPLRPWGFPYSLLLLCVAGRVFGTTVALVGVGADVVGGAASRRVLALAARLARYRSYRDELSRDAMRAMGVDTSADGVFPDLAFALPTPEPTSGPTGAVGVGVMDFRGGDGDRHRADELHAAYVGALVGFIRWLVASGRTVRLFVGDHVDDAVAAKIVAEVGSPAVSAPKVSTMDELQREMATVDSVVATRYHNVVCALRLGKPTISVGYAAKNHALMASMGLGPFCLSAYDVTGDRLVALFTELVSSDRAPDLAERNRAAARGIEAQFAELSAAVLAAPPARPPVPAGKGA, from the coding sequence GTGAAGCGGCGCGGCGCGCACCGGGCGATGCGGGTGGGGGTGTTCGGCCTGCTCGGTACCGGGAACCTGGGCAACGACGCTTCGTTCGAGGCCGTGCTCGCGTTCCTGCGCGAGCGGTACCCGAACGCCACGGTCGACTGCAGGTGCGGTGGGCCCGCCTACGTCGAACAGCGCTACGGCGTCGCGGCGTCACCGTTGAACGCCTACGGCGGCGAGTACCGCACCGCCTCCACCGCCGGCGCGATCGTGGGCAAGGCGGTCGGCAAGCTGGTCGACGCCGTCCGCACCGCCCGCTGGGTGCGCCGCCACGACGTGGTGATCGTGCCGGGCATGGGGGTGCTGGAAGCGACACTTCCGCTGCGGCCGTGGGGGTTTCCGTACTCGTTGCTGCTGTTGTGTGTCGCGGGACGCGTCTTCGGCACCACGGTGGCGTTGGTCGGCGTCGGTGCCGACGTGGTGGGTGGCGCCGCCAGTCGTCGGGTGCTCGCGCTGGCGGCCAGGCTGGCCCGGTACCGCTCCTACCGCGACGAACTTTCTCGCGACGCGATGCGCGCGATGGGCGTCGACACGTCCGCCGACGGCGTCTTTCCCGATCTTGCGTTCGCGCTGCCGACACCGGAACCCACGTCCGGTCCTACCGGCGCCGTCGGGGTAGGGGTGATGGACTTCCGCGGCGGCGACGGCGATCGGCACCGCGCCGACGAACTACACGCGGCCTATGTGGGCGCGCTCGTCGGTTTCATCCGCTGGCTCGTCGCGAGCGGTCGCACGGTGCGGTTGTTCGTCGGGGACCATGTCGACGACGCAGTAGCCGCGAAGATCGTCGCCGAGGTGGGATCACCAGCCGTCAGCGCGCCCAAGGTGTCTACAATGGACGAATTGCAGCGGGAGATGGCGACCGTCGATTCGGTGGTCGCCACCCGCTACCACAATGTGGTGTGTGCCCTGAGACTCGGTAAACCCACGATTTCTGTCGGCTACGCCGCCAAGAACCACGCCCTGATGGCGAGTATGGGTCTGGGACCCTTCTGCCTTTCGGCGTACGACGTCACCGGCGACCGGCTCGTCGCGCTGTTCACCGAACTGGTGTCCAGCGACCGTGCGCCCGACCTGGCGGAGCGCAACCGCGCTGCCGCTCGGGGCATCGAAGCGCAGTTCGCCGAACTGTCGGCGGCCGTACTTGCCGCACCACCGGCCAGGCCGCCCGTCCCTGCAGGAAAGGGGGCCTGA
- a CDS encoding glycosyltransferase family 2 protein, which produces MSTPRLSIGLPVYNGEEYLAESLDALLGQTYTDYELIISDNASTDGTEAICRDYAARDRRIRYLRLPHNIGAAPNHNLVFAQAGGELFKWASHDDLYARDLLRRCVEALDQRGDIVLAHAWNAIIDDTGAVTETFDYRMATDSPDPAERFRALLFAPGGDDFYGVIRSDVLRRVTPHDSYHHADRTIVAEIALHGPFHQVPELLYFRRDHPTRAERANPTKRSRCANLDPRRADRLRHPTARLLGEYVLGFDKAIRRAPLTPAQRLRCYRALAAWFASRAVPRGQRTGASLAEERAAPLETLSHRVDSIVAGRKPRTS; this is translated from the coding sequence ATGAGTACTCCCCGGCTGAGCATCGGCCTGCCGGTCTACAACGGCGAGGAGTACCTCGCCGAGTCGCTCGACGCGCTGCTCGGGCAGACCTACACCGACTACGAACTGATCATCTCCGACAACGCCTCCACCGACGGCACGGAGGCGATCTGCCGCGACTACGCCGCACGCGACCGGCGTATCCGATACCTGCGACTGCCACACAACATTGGCGCGGCGCCCAACCACAACCTCGTCTTCGCGCAGGCAGGCGGCGAGCTGTTCAAGTGGGCCTCGCACGACGACCTCTACGCGAGGGATCTGCTGCGCCGCTGTGTCGAGGCGCTCGACCAGCGAGGCGACATCGTGCTGGCACACGCGTGGAACGCGATCATCGACGACACCGGCGCGGTCACCGAGACCTTCGACTACCGCATGGCGACCGACTCGCCGGATCCCGCCGAGCGGTTCAGGGCGCTGCTGTTCGCGCCCGGTGGTGACGACTTCTACGGCGTGATCAGGTCGGACGTGCTGCGCAGGGTCACCCCGCACGACAGCTACCACCACGCCGACCGCACCATCGTCGCCGAGATAGCGCTGCACGGGCCCTTCCACCAGGTTCCGGAACTGCTGTACTTCCGAAGGGACCACCCCACCCGAGCCGAGCGTGCCAATCCGACCAAACGCAGCAGGTGCGCCAACCTCGATCCGCGCAGGGCCGACCGGCTGCGGCATCCCACCGCCCGCCTGCTCGGCGAGTACGTGCTCGGCTTCGACAAGGCGATCCGGCGCGCGCCGCTCACCCCGGCGCAGCGGCTGCGTTGTTACCGAGCCCTCGCAGCATGGTTCGCCAGCCGCGCCGTTCCACGCGGGCAGCGAACCGGTGCCTCACTCGCCGAGGAGCGCGCCGCGCCGCTGGAAACGCTTTCCCACCGGGTCGACTCGATCGTGGCAGGCAGGAAGCCGAGGACGTCGTGA
- a CDS encoding glutamate-1-semialdehyde 2,1-aminomutase, giving the protein MSTVELSRSALANERLHALIPGGAHTYAKGDDQYPEAMAPVISHGRGAQVWDVDGNRYLEYGSGLRSVSLGHAHPGVTEAVRRELDRGSNFVRPSIIEVRAAERFLSTVPTADMVKFAKNGSDVTTAAVRLARAATGRPLVAICRDHPFFSTDDWFIGSTVLCSGVPKAVSELTVSFPYGDLPATEELLSAHEGRIACLILEPATQREPPPGYLAGLRSLADRYGCVLIFDEMITGFRWSEAGAQSLYGVVPDLSTFGKALGNGFAVSALAGKRELMEQGGLRGRGERVFLLSTTHGAETHSLAAAMAVQQTYVEEAITARLHALGQRLADGVRQVAAEAGVGDHVVVRGRPSNLVFATLDEQLRPSQQYRTLFLRQLLTGGVIGPSFVVSSAFTHADIDHTVDVVAEACVVYRKALDAGDPGPWLGGRPVRPVFSR; this is encoded by the coding sequence GTGAGCACTGTGGAGCTGTCGCGCTCCGCTCTGGCCAACGAGCGGTTGCACGCCCTGATCCCCGGAGGCGCCCACACCTACGCCAAGGGTGACGACCAGTACCCCGAGGCGATGGCGCCCGTCATCTCACACGGGAGGGGCGCGCAGGTGTGGGACGTGGACGGCAATCGCTACCTCGAGTACGGCTCTGGTCTGCGGTCGGTGAGCCTGGGTCATGCCCACCCGGGGGTCACCGAGGCCGTACGCCGGGAACTGGACCGCGGCAGCAACTTCGTACGGCCCAGCATCATCGAAGTACGGGCCGCGGAACGCTTCCTTTCGACCGTGCCGACCGCTGACATGGTCAAGTTCGCCAAGAACGGCTCCGACGTCACGACGGCCGCCGTGCGACTCGCTCGTGCGGCGACGGGACGCCCCCTCGTGGCGATCTGCCGCGACCACCCGTTCTTCTCCACCGACGACTGGTTCATCGGCAGCACCGTGCTTTGCTCAGGCGTTCCCAAAGCGGTCAGTGAGCTCACGGTTTCCTTCCCGTACGGGGATCTTCCGGCCACCGAGGAGTTGCTTTCTGCGCACGAGGGCCGCATCGCTTGCTTGATCTTGGAGCCCGCGACACAGCGGGAACCGCCGCCCGGGTACCTCGCCGGCTTGCGCTCGCTGGCCGATCGGTACGGCTGCGTGCTCATCTTCGACGAGATGATCACTGGTTTTCGCTGGTCCGAAGCCGGCGCCCAGAGCCTCTACGGGGTGGTACCCGACCTCTCCACTTTCGGCAAGGCCCTTGGGAACGGTTTCGCGGTCTCGGCGTTGGCGGGCAAACGTGAACTGATGGAGCAGGGTGGCCTCCGTGGTCGCGGTGAGCGGGTGTTCCTGCTCTCCACGACCCATGGCGCCGAGACCCACTCGCTCGCGGCCGCGATGGCCGTGCAGCAGACCTACGTGGAGGAGGCGATCACGGCCAGGCTGCACGCGCTCGGGCAGCGGCTGGCCGACGGCGTGCGGCAGGTCGCTGCCGAGGCCGGGGTCGGCGACCATGTCGTGGTGCGCGGCAGGCCGAGCAATCTCGTCTTCGCCACGCTGGATGAGCAACTGCGGCCCTCGCAGCAGTACCGCACTCTCTTCCTGCGGCAACTTCTGACAGGCGGGGTAATCGGTCCGTCCTTTGTGGTCAGCAGCGCGTTCACGCACGCCGATATCGACCACACCGTGGACGTGGTGGCCGAGGCCTGCGTGGTGTATCGCAAGGCACTCGACGCGGGTGACCCAGGCCCGTGGCTCGGCGGACGGCCGGTGAGGCCGGTGTTCAGTCGCTAG
- a CDS encoding dTDP-4-dehydrorhamnose 3,5-epimerase family protein — protein MKAIPVPHIAGAYRFEPTPHADERGFFSRTFDAGVARSVGIDPDAFVQDSLSRSHAGVLRGMHLRVGAGEAKLVRCSFGAVFDVVVDLRVDSPTYRNVTSFELSGDTQVTLYVPAGCAHGFQALTEPADVSYRIDREHDPTEDVTIAFDDPALGITWPLPVTSMSERDRRAPGLADFLESRG, from the coding sequence ATGAAGGCCATCCCGGTGCCCCACATCGCGGGTGCGTACCGGTTCGAACCCACGCCCCATGCGGACGAACGCGGGTTCTTCTCCCGCACGTTCGACGCGGGCGTCGCCCGCTCCGTCGGCATCGACCCGGATGCTTTCGTCCAGGACAGTCTCTCCCGCTCACACGCAGGGGTGCTGCGAGGTATGCACCTGCGGGTGGGTGCGGGCGAGGCGAAACTCGTGCGCTGCTCCTTCGGCGCGGTCTTCGACGTGGTTGTGGATCTCCGCGTCGACTCGCCCACCTATCGCAATGTCACCTCCTTCGAGTTGTCCGGCGACACCCAGGTGACGCTGTACGTGCCGGCGGGCTGTGCGCACGGGTTCCAGGCGCTCACCGAGCCCGCCGACGTGTCTTACCGGATCGATCGTGAGCACGACCCGACCGAGGACGTCACCATCGCTTTCGACGATCCTGCATTGGGCATCACCTGGCCGCTGCCGGTGACCTCGATGTCCGAGCGCGACCGTCGAGCACCCGGTCTGGCCGATTTTCTGGAAAGCCGGGGGTGA
- a CDS encoding MATE family efflux transporter translates to MAARVAMREMAGRLSWGLADQAVSSLTNFAVGAFVARTLGVTAFGAFSLAWVTYGLLINVSRGLGTDPLMVRFSGVDARSWSGAVGRAAGTALAVGAIAGAASLLIGVAIGGIVGWGFIALGVVLPALLLQDSWRFAFFASGHGRKAVANDLVWAAALVPAMAIAATHQSVAAFLLAWGVSGAVAAAFGWLQSGVRPRVSSSLAWLREQRDLGPRFLVENVSNSGGSQLRLYGLGAIAGLADVGAVRGVELLLGPFFAVLMGLSLVTVAEAARVRRRSPHRLRQFCLFIGGSQATAALAWGLGLLLLLPDPVGEFLLGSVWGPASALILPATLGVVGASFFTGAAAGLRALGAAKRSMSSQLVASACYVTGGLVGAALNGALGSAWGVAAANVLGAAVWLVQLHLALRESGCSNASTERMATP, encoded by the coding sequence ATGGCGGCTCGGGTGGCGATGCGAGAGATGGCGGGGCGGCTGAGTTGGGGACTGGCCGACCAGGCCGTCTCGAGCCTGACCAACTTCGCCGTCGGCGCGTTCGTCGCCCGCACGCTCGGCGTGACGGCGTTCGGCGCGTTCAGCCTCGCGTGGGTCACCTACGGCCTGCTCATCAACGTTTCGCGTGGCCTCGGTACCGATCCGCTCATGGTGCGCTTCAGCGGGGTCGATGCCCGGTCGTGGTCGGGCGCGGTGGGGAGGGCGGCCGGAACGGCGCTGGCGGTGGGCGCCATCGCCGGTGCGGCGAGCCTCCTGATCGGCGTGGCGATCGGTGGCATCGTCGGGTGGGGTTTCATAGCGCTCGGCGTGGTACTGCCCGCGTTGCTGCTACAGGACAGTTGGCGATTCGCGTTCTTCGCCTCGGGGCACGGTCGCAAGGCGGTCGCCAACGACTTGGTGTGGGCGGCCGCGCTCGTGCCTGCGATGGCGATCGCGGCCACTCACCAGAGCGTGGCCGCGTTCCTGCTGGCTTGGGGTGTCTCCGGTGCGGTGGCCGCGGCCTTCGGATGGTTGCAGAGCGGGGTGCGGCCACGGGTGAGTTCCTCGCTCGCGTGGCTGCGTGAGCAGCGCGACCTCGGGCCGCGGTTCCTGGTGGAGAACGTCAGCAACAGCGGTGGCTCGCAGTTGCGGTTGTACGGCCTCGGCGCCATCGCGGGACTGGCCGACGTCGGTGCGGTGCGCGGCGTGGAGCTGCTGCTCGGCCCGTTCTTCGCGGTGCTGATGGGACTGTCACTGGTCACGGTGGCGGAGGCGGCCAGGGTACGCAGGCGCTCCCCACACAGGCTGCGGCAGTTCTGCCTCTTCATCGGCGGCAGCCAGGCCACGGCGGCGCTGGCATGGGGGCTCGGCCTACTGCTGCTGCTTCCTGACCCGGTAGGTGAGTTTCTGCTCGGGTCGGTGTGGGGACCGGCCTCTGCACTGATCCTGCCCGCCACGCTCGGCGTCGTCGGCGCGAGCTTCTTCACCGGCGCGGCAGCGGGCCTGCGTGCGCTGGGCGCCGCCAAGCGGAGCATGTCGTCACAACTGGTGGCGTCGGCCTGCTACGTCACGGGCGGCCTTGTTGGCGCGGCCCTGAACGGCGCGCTGGGCTCGGCATGGGGGGTAGCCGCCGCGAACGTGCTCGGTGCGGCGGTGTGGTTGGTGCAACTGCACCTGGCGCTGCGGGAATCCGGCTGTTCGAACGCGTCCACGGAAAGGATGGCGACGCCATGA